A genomic window from Flavobacterium phycosphaerae includes:
- a CDS encoding type IV pilin protein — MKKSGIKMVKKIKGTMVKAYSMTEILIVLCIIGIILLMVLPNQTAVISQAKAIEAQAMLNQVYGLEKSHFYRYSKYSNNLEELGFEQELTVDQGGQAVYKVEVIDATNDSFLARATSVSDLDSDGAFNTWEIDNKKILTEVTKE; from the coding sequence ATGAAAAAGTCAGGAATTAAAATGGTTAAAAAAATTAAAGGAACTATGGTTAAAGCCTACTCTATGACTGAAATATTAATTGTACTGTGCATAATTGGAATTATTCTTTTAATGGTTTTACCCAATCAAACTGCGGTTATCAGTCAGGCTAAAGCCATAGAAGCTCAGGCTATGCTGAATCAAGTTTACGGGCTGGAAAAAAGCCATTTTTACCGGTATTCAAAATACAGCAATAATCTTGAGGAGTTAGGTTTTGAACAAGAGTTGACTGTGGATCAAGGAGGACAAGCTGTTTATAAAGTGGAGGTTATAGATGCTACCAACGATTCTTTTTTGGCCAGAGCCACTTCTGTTTCTGATTTAGATAGTGATGGTGCCTTTAATACATGGGAAATTGACAATAAGAAAATATTAACGGAAGTAACAAAGGAGTAG
- a CDS encoding type II secretion system F family protein: protein MSIDLSNYKNISANKTEFNFELKSLTGTKKLSDKKKEVFYRELGMLLKSGVDFKKALEILSHQAKSKLEQSIIIDIKEKVVLGKSICEAMISTNQFSPYEYYSIQIGEETRKLEEVLNELQKFFNRKIQMRRQVISVLTYPCIVMLVTISVLYFMLNKVVPMFSSVFKQFGSELPKSTQMIIKISNHSGALFLFLFLLITGLVVFHYLFKEKDSYRDITSKIVLRIPYFGDLIKKIYISRFCQSMNLLTTSKTSLITSLSLTSKMIGFYPIEKSIESIKGDVTKGISLSDSLKKHSVYENKMVSMIEVAEQVNQLDVMFERLTEQYNEEINHQTKMIGVILEPMIIIFIGVIVGVIMISMYAPMFDLSKIIKN from the coding sequence ATGAGTATTGATTTAAGTAACTATAAGAATATCTCGGCAAATAAAACAGAATTTAACTTTGAATTAAAATCTTTAACCGGTACTAAAAAGTTATCGGACAAGAAGAAAGAAGTGTTTTATCGAGAATTGGGGATGTTATTAAAATCAGGAGTTGATTTTAAAAAAGCACTGGAAATCTTAAGCCACCAGGCCAAATCTAAACTTGAGCAAAGCATCATTATTGATATTAAAGAAAAAGTGGTTTTGGGTAAAAGCATTTGTGAAGCTATGATCAGTACCAATCAATTTTCACCATATGAATATTACAGCATTCAAATTGGTGAAGAAACTCGAAAATTAGAAGAAGTATTAAATGAATTGCAGAAATTTTTCAATAGAAAAATTCAAATGCGCCGCCAAGTCATCTCAGTCTTAACCTATCCTTGTATAGTAATGTTGGTTACTATTTCCGTACTCTATTTTATGTTGAATAAAGTAGTGCCAATGTTCAGTTCTGTTTTTAAACAATTTGGAAGCGAGCTACCCAAAAGCACTCAAATGATTATCAAAATATCAAATCATTCAGGAGCATTATTTCTGTTTTTATTTTTATTAATAACTGGATTAGTTGTTTTTCATTATCTCTTCAAAGAAAAAGATTCTTATAGGGACATTACCTCAAAAATTGTTTTGAGGATACCTTATTTTGGTGATTTAATCAAGAAAATATATATTTCCCGGTTTTGCCAATCTATGAATTTATTAACTACGTCTAAAACGTCGTTAATTACCTCCTTATCATTAACTTCAAAAATGATAGGTTTTTATCCTATTGAAAAATCAATCGAAAGCATTAAAGGTGATGTAACCAAGGGGATTTCTTTAAGTGACAGTCTGAAAAAACACAGCGTATACGAAAATAAAATGGTTTCAATGATTGAGGTAGCAGAGCAAGTAAATCAATTAGATGTTATGTTTGAAAGACTAACAGAACAATACAACGAAGAAATAAATCATCAAACTAAAATGATTGGTGTGATTTTGGAGCCAATGATTATTATCTTTATTGGAGTTATAGTCGGAGTTATAATGATATCGATGTATGCTCCAATGTTCGATTTAAGTAAGATTATCAAAAATTAA
- a CDS encoding toxin-antitoxin system YwqK family antitoxin: protein MRDSVVNLVIGTVVVLSFFSFQEPRLKKRITDSNFKYEFYVTDNKPDVMSDRVYYWFKGGAIHNSENGIAGELLDETFDKFYLNNQLAESGTFKNGLKVGLWKTWHTNGFLATSQYWNDGRRKGMNFHYSDRGELIEKGRYSRGKKQGVWINFISKDTVTFNNGEKVIPSQVDLAREAKIKENKAKRKIKRDEKKKDKQLEKEKRKADKTKATSNKENDTRGNNKMNSSNNNPEPKAKKDNFFKRLFSKKEKSNGKGK from the coding sequence TTGAGAGATTCAGTTGTAAATTTGGTTATAGGGACTGTTGTTGTTTTATCATTTTTTTCTTTTCAAGAGCCTAGGCTTAAAAAAAGAATTACGGATAGTAATTTTAAATATGAGTTTTATGTAACTGATAATAAGCCTGATGTGATGTCAGACAGGGTCTATTATTGGTTTAAGGGCGGCGCTATTCACAATTCAGAAAATGGTATTGCTGGGGAACTGCTTGATGAAACTTTTGATAAATTTTATTTAAATAATCAGTTAGCAGAATCAGGCACATTCAAAAATGGGCTAAAAGTTGGTCTATGGAAAACTTGGCATACAAATGGATTCTTAGCTACTAGTCAGTATTGGAATGATGGTCGAAGAAAGGGAATGAATTTTCATTATAGTGATAGAGGAGAATTGATCGAAAAAGGACGTTACAGTAGAGGTAAAAAGCAGGGAGTGTGGATAAATTTTATTTCAAAAGACACCGTTACTTTTAATAACGGCGAGAAAGTAATACCAAGTCAAGTGGATTTGGCCAGAGAAGCTAAAATAAAAGAAAATAAGGCTAAAAGAAAAATAAAGCGCGATGAAAAGAAAAAGGATAAGCAATTAGAGAAAGAAAAACGAAAAGCCGACAAAACTAAAGCTACTTCCAATAAAGAAAACGATACAAGAGGAAATAATAAAATGAATTCCTCAAATAATAATCCGGAGCCTAAAGCTAAAAAAGATAATTTCTTTAAGAGATTATTTTCTAAAAAGGAGAAGTCAAATGGTAAAGGCAAATAG
- a CDS encoding toxin-antitoxin system YwqK family antitoxin produces MILKIKIIKELKLELFYRMIHSKQINCFYILLLISNNLISQKWNICIYDNDLQFKGHYSKPLDSISYSDNNFFNFDEKLYFSNFEGCYIRFFPSYPDDDIDKKIDSLFFKRDLSNQFELNVASSKYSYKQFEEFYLIGEPFPELSLNSGFSSEIIIPDGRWIKLDRYKNKVYDFEINDFKLNGFIYLYYPLSNKVKRISHYTKGFFSKININLFKNGEVRYIDYENFDSDKTQPLYILNDSNGLKRHIIYPKQFDIIYEKGKIIKYYTIDNDFFNGKYFIKNENGSIIEEGKYRHGRRKGIIRYYNDNGELDKIEYYLLGIKLWSKKN; encoded by the coding sequence ATGATACTGAAAATAAAAATAATCAAAGAGCTGAAATTAGAATTATTTTATCGGATGATTCATTCAAAACAAATTAATTGTTTTTACATTCTATTATTAATTTCAAATAATTTAATTTCTCAAAAATGGAACATTTGTATTTATGATAATGATTTACAATTCAAAGGGCATTATTCGAAGCCATTGGATTCAATTTCTTATTCCGATAATAATTTTTTTAATTTTGATGAAAAATTATATTTTTCGAATTTTGAAGGATGTTACATTAGATTTTTTCCGAGTTATCCGGATGATGATATAGATAAGAAGATTGATTCATTATTTTTTAAAAGAGATTTATCGAATCAATTTGAACTTAATGTAGCATCAAGTAAATATTCATACAAACAATTTGAGGAATTTTATTTAATAGGCGAGCCATTTCCTGAATTAAGTTTAAATTCAGGCTTTTCATCTGAAATTATTATACCAGATGGGAGATGGATTAAACTAGATAGGTATAAAAATAAAGTCTATGATTTTGAAATTAACGATTTTAAATTAAATGGCTTTATCTATCTTTATTATCCTCTTTCAAACAAGGTAAAAAGGATTAGCCACTACACTAAGGGTTTTTTTTCGAAAATCAACATTAACCTTTTTAAAAATGGTGAGGTAAGGTATATTGATTATGAAAATTTTGATTCGGATAAAACTCAACCATTATATATTCTTAATGACTCAAATGGTTTAAAAAGACATATTATTTACCCTAAACAGTTTGATATTATATATGAGAAAGGTAAAATAATAAAATACTATACGATAGACAATGATTTTTTTAACGGAAAATACTTTATAAAAAATGAAAATGGAAGTATAATTGAAGAAGGAAAGTATAGGCATGGCAGGCGGAAAGGAATAATCAGATATTATAACGATAACGGGGAGCTAGATAAAATTGAGTATTATTTGTTGGGAATTAAACTATGGAGTAAAAAAAATTGA
- a CDS encoding tyrosine-type recombinase/integrase → MKTPKPLIPLFKQFIKESESGKRLKKNGERIAKSSIDNYIYVLKNLILFSEETNTELRVCDILKLTKKELLSEKNYWKKFYKNFTDFLYKKGCFDNYVGATIKVIRVFFNYLKLEKDIYAGDFHKQFYVRKEEIDILVLSPEQLKFLIHDKEFETKLTPSLKRVKDIFVFGCTTGLRYSDIFLLTNKNFEQSGDDWYLKLKSKKTKTSSSIKLANYAILIFQKYQSKNSKTALFAPITLFNFNKSLKRIGELAEFTAPIEISREKQGITKRIASSKESKDRFCDKMSSHMMRRTAITTLLILGMPEHLVRKISGHSHASSSFNRYVHYAQVYIDKEIEKVHSKLERY, encoded by the coding sequence ATGAAAACCCCCAAGCCATTAATTCCTTTATTCAAACAGTTTATTAAAGAATCCGAATCGGGCAAACGATTAAAAAAGAATGGGGAACGCATAGCCAAAAGCTCCATAGATAATTATATATATGTACTTAAAAATCTCATATTATTTTCAGAAGAAACCAACACAGAACTCAGAGTTTGCGATATCTTAAAACTCACAAAGAAAGAATTGCTTTCTGAAAAAAATTATTGGAAAAAATTTTACAAGAACTTTACGGACTTTCTATATAAAAAGGGGTGTTTTGACAACTACGTTGGGGCAACTATCAAAGTGATACGGGTATTTTTTAATTACTTAAAACTGGAGAAAGATATTTATGCCGGTGACTTTCATAAACAATTTTATGTCAGGAAAGAAGAAATTGACATCCTAGTATTATCTCCCGAGCAATTAAAATTTCTAATTCACGATAAGGAATTTGAAACCAAATTAACACCAAGCCTAAAAAGAGTGAAAGATATATTTGTTTTTGGATGTACCACGGGTTTACGTTATTCAGATATTTTTTTACTCACCAATAAAAATTTTGAGCAATCAGGCGATGATTGGTATTTAAAATTAAAATCAAAAAAAACCAAAACGAGTAGTTCAATCAAACTGGCTAACTATGCTATTTTAATTTTTCAAAAATACCAGTCCAAAAATAGTAAGACGGCACTTTTTGCACCAATAACACTTTTCAATTTTAACAAAAGCCTAAAGCGTATAGGTGAATTAGCCGAGTTTACAGCTCCAATAGAAATATCCCGTGAGAAACAAGGGATAACCAAACGAATAGCAAGTAGCAAAGAAAGCAAGGACCGTTTTTGTGATAAAATGAGTTCGCATATGATGCGAAGAACCGCCATTACTACACTACTAATTCTTGGTATGCCTGAACACTTAGTACGTAAAATTAGTGGGCATAGTCATGCCAGCAGTTCCTTTAATCGCTATGTTCACTATGCCCAAGTATATATTGATAAGGAGATAGAAAAAGTGCATAGTAAGCTGGAGAGATATTAG